One window of the Sulfuricurvum sp. genome contains the following:
- a CDS encoding Bax inhibitor-1/YccA family protein, which produces MALYDRDYAQQGAMGYEGISRNEANIVTFVKDTYKLFAASMMAGAVGAYVGVPLAGTIQGLFIPLFIVEIALLIGLHFVKHKPGINLAVMFGFVFMTGLMLAPLLARTLGLSGGGAIIGNAFAMTSVVFATMSFYAIKTTRDFTTYGKPLMIAMLVIVGFSILNIFLGNPLIAVAISGVVVVLFSIMVIFDTQNIMNGNYETPIDGALALYLDFLNIFTALLQLFGIFGGRDE; this is translated from the coding sequence ATGGCTTTATATGATCGTGATTATGCACAACAAGGTGCTATGGGGTATGAGGGGATCTCACGCAATGAGGCAAATATTGTCACATTTGTGAAAGATACTTATAAACTGTTTGCTGCCTCTATGATGGCTGGCGCGGTTGGTGCGTATGTCGGTGTACCCTTAGCAGGTACTATTCAAGGGCTTTTCATCCCTTTATTTATTGTTGAGATTGCTCTATTGATCGGTTTGCATTTCGTTAAACATAAACCGGGAATCAATCTCGCGGTAATGTTTGGTTTTGTGTTTATGACAGGACTTATGCTCGCTCCGTTGTTAGCTCGAACACTAGGACTTTCAGGCGGTGGTGCTATTATCGGAAATGCATTCGCTATGACTTCGGTAGTATTTGCTACAATGAGTTTTTATGCCATCAAAACAACACGTGATTTTACTACTTATGGTAAACCTCTTATGATCGCCATGTTGGTAATCGTAGGTTTTTCAATTTTGAATATCTTTTTAGGTAACCCTTTAATCGCCGTTGCTATTTCGGGTGTCGTTGTCGTGTTGTTCAGTATTATGGTCATTTTTGATACTCAAAACATCATGAATGGTAATTATGAAACGCCGATCGACGGTGCTCTTGCACTCTATTTGGATTTCTTGAATATTTTCACCGCATTACTTCAACTTTTCGGGATTTTCGGTGGCCGTGACGAGTAA
- a CDS encoding thiamine-phosphate pyrophosphorylase, with the protein MTSNTLPPELLRVVDANLNRLKEGLRVIEDIARYVHNDKELSTSLKNLRHLCRIEPIEELLASRDSVNDVLRPTMESEMNRTDLKSIIIANYKRAQESSRVLEELYKIVDPSLSEQFKTIRYELYTLEKINLTAQ; encoded by the coding sequence GTGACGAGTAACACTCTTCCACCGGAACTTCTCCGGGTGGTCGATGCCAACCTTAACCGCCTCAAAGAGGGACTCCGTGTGATTGAGGATATAGCGCGCTATGTTCACAATGACAAGGAACTCTCTACCTCTCTCAAAAATCTTCGCCATCTGTGTCGTATCGAACCCATCGAAGAACTTCTTGCCTCACGAGACAGTGTTAACGATGTGTTGCGCCCCACAATGGAAAGTGAAATGAATCGAACAGATTTAAAAAGTATTATTATCGCTAATTACAAAAGGGCTCAAGAATCTTCCCGTGTTTTGGAAGAGCTTTATAAAATAGTTGACCCCTCTTTGAGCGAGCAATTTAAAACCATCCGTTATGAGCTTTATACACTGGAAAAAATAAACTTAACAGCTCAGTGA
- a CDS encoding protein kinase codes for MDTLEQLRAGDLKGNKRLTLSENLTSFPEEIFDLADTLEILDLSHNALTSLPHDIGKLTKLRIAFFSYNHFTKLPSFSGCPNLTMLGFKGNQLEEFDEDILPLDINWLILTDNCLRTLPRSIGKLTKLQKFPLAGNRLETLPDEMAACQNLELLRLSANNLREIPSWLWNLPKLSWLAFSGNPCSPKAQFELQEIPYESLEVKEKLGSGASGDIYKAYSKEHDHPVALKVFKGAITSDGYAHDEMNATMSTGEHPNLIKVLSKLAGDERLGLVLEYIPKDYRNLGLPPDFETCTRDTFTEETSFTPESIYAVAKGIASAAAHLHARGLMHGDLYAHNILINDDDHCYLGDFGAASFYEPHRKEFERIEVRAFGCLLEDMLSLCPTKEGSIYTMLEELREKCMNEAVEERPLFSEMGL; via the coding sequence ATGGATACATTAGAACAACTTCGCGCAGGAGACCTCAAAGGGAACAAGCGGCTAACGCTCAGCGAGAACCTCACCTCATTTCCCGAAGAGATATTTGATCTCGCAGATACATTGGAGATTTTGGATTTGAGCCATAACGCGCTTACCTCTCTACCGCACGATATCGGTAAACTCACCAAGCTTCGAATCGCTTTTTTTTCTTATAACCATTTTACTAAACTCCCCTCTTTTAGCGGATGTCCTAATCTCACTATGCTAGGCTTTAAAGGAAATCAACTCGAAGAGTTTGACGAAGATATCCTCCCGCTGGATATCAACTGGCTGATTCTAACCGATAACTGTCTCAGAACCCTCCCTCGCTCTATCGGAAAACTTACCAAACTCCAAAAGTTTCCCCTCGCAGGAAACCGCCTCGAAACGCTCCCTGATGAGATGGCAGCATGCCAAAATCTCGAACTCCTTCGACTCTCAGCCAATAACCTTCGAGAAATCCCCTCATGGCTGTGGAATCTGCCGAAACTCTCTTGGCTTGCCTTTTCAGGAAATCCATGCAGTCCCAAGGCTCAATTTGAGCTTCAAGAGATACCTTATGAATCGTTAGAGGTCAAAGAAAAATTGGGTTCGGGGGCTTCGGGAGATATTTACAAAGCCTACTCAAAAGAGCATGACCACCCCGTTGCCCTAAAAGTGTTCAAAGGCGCTATCACGAGTGACGGATACGCACACGATGAGATGAATGCCACCATGAGTACGGGCGAACATCCGAACCTCATCAAAGTCCTCTCAAAACTCGCGGGAGACGAGCGGCTGGGGTTAGTACTCGAATACATTCCCAAAGATTATCGCAATCTGGGACTTCCCCCCGATTTTGAGACCTGTACCCGTGATACGTTCACCGAGGAAACTTCCTTCACCCCTGAGAGCATCTACGCAGTGGCAAAAGGGATCGCTTCTGCGGCGGCGCATCTGCACGCACGAGGACTCATGCACGGCGACCTCTACGCCCACAACATCCTTATCAACGACGATGACCACTGCTATCTGGGAGATTTCGGTGCGGCAAGTTTTTATGAACCCCACCGCAAAGAGTTCGAGAGGATCGAAGTGCGGGCGTTCGGATGTTTATTGGAAGATATGCTCTCGCTCTGTCCTACCAAAGAGGGGTCTATCTATACTATGTTGGAAGAGCTAAGAGAGAAATGTATGAATGAAGCGGTGGAAGAGAGACCGCTGTTTAGTGAGATGGGGTTGTAA
- a CDS encoding methyltransferase domain-containing protein, giving the protein MSNACHEFSRYAAEYGSRNVIQRLVADKLIASTLDQPKRILDLGCGNGTLFSLIDWEIERFVGVDFSDSMLSHHPISPNVELILGDFNDPALFERLGNEHFDRIYSASALQWAEDLDRVMESLASLNTPMSLAIFTAGTFKTLHECAGVTPLLRSSDEVMAIAEKHLDARFEVLHTTLEFDSVREMFRYIKRSGVSGGRRVLDFSQTKRLMETYPLEYLEFEVVFITTPSH; this is encoded by the coding sequence ATGAGTAATGCGTGCCATGAGTTTTCCCGCTACGCCGCAGAGTATGGAAGTCGTAATGTCATTCAGCGTCTCGTCGCGGATAAACTGATTGCTTCTACCCTTGACCAACCAAAACGTATTTTAGATTTGGGATGCGGAAACGGAACCCTCTTCTCGTTGATCGATTGGGAAATTGAGCGTTTTGTCGGAGTCGATTTTTCTGATTCTATGCTTTCCCATCATCCCATATCCCCGAATGTCGAGTTGATCTTGGGAGATTTCAACGACCCCGCATTGTTTGAGAGACTGGGTAATGAGCACTTTGATCGCATTTACTCTGCTTCCGCGTTGCAGTGGGCGGAGGATTTGGATCGTGTTATGGAGTCTCTCGCTTCCCTTAACACCCCGATGTCATTGGCGATCTTCACTGCGGGCACCTTTAAAACCTTACATGAGTGCGCGGGAGTCACTCCGTTGCTCCGAAGTAGTGATGAAGTGATGGCGATTGCCGAGAAACATTTGGATGCCCGTTTTGAAGTGCTTCACACTACGTTAGAGTTTGATTCGGTGCGGGAGATGTTTCGTTATATCAAGCGCAGTGGTGTAAGTGGTGGGCGAAGAGTTCTCGATTTTTCACAGACGAAGCGGTTGATGGAAACGTATCCGTTGGAGTATCTTGAATTTGAGGTTGTGTTTATTACAACCCCATCTCACTAA
- a CDS encoding metal ABC transporter permease, giving the protein MIEMLQYPFMQRAFVAGLMIAILASLSGSFIVLRRYSLLSETLAHVSLVGVAVGLLLGMSPLWMAVLASLVASWLIEYLRSVHGMYSDSVLAIFLSGSLALAIVIVSLAGSFNASLFSYLFGSILSVSTQDLWVMGIAGSIAMALLITFFKELYFIAFDEDVARAGGIRVTLLNFMLVSVIAVIIALSIRVVGTLLIGALMVIPPVAAIRFGMGFYPTTLLSMAIALVSVVIGLSASYLFSLPSGAAIVLCLLLIFIIALVINRR; this is encoded by the coding sequence ATGATAGAGATGTTACAGTATCCGTTTATGCAACGCGCTTTTGTCGCAGGGTTGATGATTGCGATCCTCGCGTCGCTCAGCGGTTCGTTTATCGTCCTTCGCCGCTACTCCCTTCTCAGTGAGACATTAGCCCACGTCTCACTCGTCGGTGTCGCGGTGGGATTACTCCTTGGGATGAGTCCGTTGTGGATGGCGGTGTTAGCCTCATTGGTCGCCTCATGGCTGATCGAGTATTTGCGCAGTGTTCACGGGATGTACTCCGATTCGGTACTCGCGATTTTCCTCTCAGGCTCCCTCGCTCTCGCGATCGTGATCGTCTCGCTGGCAGGGTCGTTTAATGCCTCGCTCTTTAGCTATCTTTTCGGCTCTATCCTCTCGGTCAGTACGCAAGATTTGTGGGTGATGGGGATTGCAGGCTCTATCGCGATGGCACTCTTGATTACCTTTTTCAAAGAGCTTTATTTTATTGCGTTCGATGAAGATGTTGCCCGTGCGGGGGGTATTCGTGTCACCCTCCTTAACTTCATGCTCGTGAGTGTTATCGCCGTCATTATCGCCCTCTCGATTCGGGTGGTCGGAACCCTTTTGATCGGGGCATTGATGGTGATCCCTCCCGTCGCCGCAATCCGATTTGGGATGGGGTTTTATCCGACAACCCTCCTCTCTATGGCGATTGCATTGGTTTCGGTAGTGATCGGCTTGAGTGCATCGTATCTCTTTTCGTTGCCGAGCGGTGCAGCGATTGTTTTGTGTTTGTTGCTCATCTTTATCATCGCATTGGTCATTAACCGCCGATGA
- a CDS encoding metal ABC transporter ATP-binding protein, which translates to MPLKFSPSLFEVNHLNFERQGNLVLKDSTFKILPGEYCAIIGPNGGGKTTLVRLLLGLEKPTSGEIKLFGTPQNRFRDWNRIGYVPQRSALVDSSFPATVREVVGMGRYAKRGIFGFESAEDKAAIAEAMELMGVSDLSDRLIGNLSGGQRQRVMIARALASNPDVLIVDEPNTGVDVESQHRFYELLRTLNRTKKLSILFITHDVGVIAEDITRVLFVNQSVLVSQNPAEMIRCDEMSRLYGTPAHVICHNH; encoded by the coding sequence GTGCCGTTGAAATTTTCCCCTAGCCTTTTTGAAGTGAACCACCTCAACTTTGAACGGCAGGGGAATTTGGTCCTCAAAGATTCAACGTTTAAAATTTTACCAGGGGAATATTGCGCTATCATCGGGCCCAACGGTGGTGGAAAAACGACCCTTGTTCGCCTTTTATTGGGTCTTGAAAAACCGACATCGGGAGAGATAAAACTTTTTGGTACGCCTCAAAATCGTTTTCGCGATTGGAACCGTATCGGTTATGTCCCTCAACGCTCCGCCCTTGTGGATAGTTCATTTCCCGCGACTGTACGCGAAGTAGTGGGGATGGGACGCTATGCCAAACGGGGGATTTTCGGATTTGAATCCGCCGAAGATAAAGCTGCGATTGCGGAGGCGATGGAGCTGATGGGAGTCTCTGATTTATCGGATCGCCTTATCGGAAACCTCTCCGGCGGTCAGCGTCAGCGGGTGATGATTGCCCGTGCTCTCGCCTCTAACCCTGATGTTTTGATCGTCGATGAACCTAACACAGGGGTCGATGTTGAATCACAGCACCGTTTTTATGAGCTACTTCGTACCCTCAACCGTACTAAAAAACTCTCTATCCTCTTTATCACTCACGATGTCGGGGTGATTGCCGAGGATATTACCCGCGTTTTATTTGTCAATCAAAGTGTATTGGTTTCCCAAAATCCTGCCGAAATGATCCGATGTGACGAGATGAGCCGACTCTATGGAACGCCTGCCCATGTTATATGTCATAACCACTAG
- a CDS encoding zinc ABC transporter substrate-binding protein, with amino-acid sequence MDTRRLIVFGGVIAAIFIGMTFFSPKLQPIPTSKETKPVVSVSTFSLLEAAHAVAGDAIDLHTIVPLGSDAHMFSPNPTQVAELSKSVLFVYNGAGFETWAEGLKNTLPKTIQILDMSQHVALEKGGEEHHDEASDDEHTHHHGMYDPHYWLDIDNMIKMTQTLDGEFSKLAPIKAEQFHKNAATYIAELEKLKSEYTTGLAECKNRTLISNHDAFGYLTHANKLENVSVIGLSSDEQPSAQTVSHIVELIKEHGMKTIFFEELINDNVSQTIARETGARAVPLQPLENISEDELKSHQTYLSIMRENLKKLREAMECR; translated from the coding sequence ATGGATACAAGACGACTGATAGTTTTTGGCGGTGTGATTGCCGCAATCTTCATAGGGATGACATTTTTTTCTCCGAAGCTTCAGCCGATACCGACATCGAAAGAGACAAAACCGGTGGTATCCGTGAGTACATTTTCTCTTTTGGAAGCGGCACATGCGGTAGCGGGTGATGCGATTGATCTTCACACTATCGTTCCACTTGGGAGCGATGCTCATATGTTTTCACCTAACCCGACACAAGTAGCTGAACTTTCTAAATCAGTACTATTCGTCTATAACGGTGCAGGATTCGAGACATGGGCAGAGGGTCTAAAAAATACCCTTCCAAAAACAATACAGATTCTCGATATGAGCCAACATGTTGCTTTGGAAAAAGGGGGAGAGGAACATCATGATGAGGCTTCTGATGACGAACATACTCACCACCACGGAATGTATGACCCTCACTATTGGCTCGATATTGATAATATGATTAAAATGACGCAGACGCTGGATGGTGAGTTCTCCAAGTTAGCTCCCATAAAAGCGGAACAATTTCATAAAAATGCCGCTACCTATATTGCTGAACTTGAAAAACTAAAGTCAGAATATACTACAGGCTTAGCTGAGTGTAAAAATCGTACCTTGATTTCCAACCACGACGCATTCGGTTATCTCACCCATGCCAATAAACTCGAAAATGTGTCGGTCATCGGACTCTCTTCGGATGAACAACCGAGCGCACAAACGGTTTCACATATTGTCGAATTAATCAAAGAACACGGGATGAAAACAATCTTTTTTGAAGAGCTAATCAACGATAATGTCTCCCAAACGATTGCCCGTGAGACAGGTGCTCGTGCAGTACCGCTTCAACCGCTTGAAAATATTAGCGAAGATGAGTTAAAATCACATCAAACCTATCTCTCCATCATGCGGGAGAACCTGAAAAAATTACGAGAAGCGATGGAGTGCCGTTGA